The Fusobacterium sp. DD2 DNA segment TACAAAAAAGAGAGCTGAGTAAAACATTTTTTTAAAAATGTTACTCAGCTTTTTTTATAGTAAAATATTTATTAAAAGTGATGTAAGAAGAAGCATAAATGCTCCACCTATTCTCGATGATATTTGAGAAAATGGCATAAGTTCCATTCTATGTGCAGCAGAAAGTACTGCAACGTCTCCTGTACCACCCATATTAGCCATACATAGTCCAGCTGTGATAGAACCTTCAATCATGTAGAATTCTACCATTCTTCCCACTATAGCAGTACCAATTACAGCACCAAATACAGTAGTAGCAACTAGGACAAGATATATAGGACTGAATGACTCAATCACTGTATGAAGGTCTGTGTAAGCTATACCGATACCAACTAACAGTGCAGAGGTAAAGTTTTTCATAATAAATGTAAACCATTTAGCACAGCAAGTTTCGTAGTATTCACTCATAAGTCCACCAATTTTTACAATTGCAACAGTGATAATCATAAGTGCATAAGGATGTATTGGTATAAATTTACTCAATAGACTTCCAAATATAAAGAATGATGTTGAGATAATTACTCCAATACCAAGCTCTTCGTAAGTTATATCTGATTCATAACTGTGAGCTATCATGGAATCATCCTGAACTTTTAGAAGCTTTCCATTTCCAGTAAGTGATGGATATTTTTTTCCAAGTTTGTCTAAAAGTCCTGCTGCAACTATTGCAAGAGCATTACCAAGTGCAACTGCAGGAACCATTACTGCGAGAAGCTCTGTAGGTTCTTTATGCATAGCTTGACCAAATATCTGTGATAGAGGTACAGCACCAGCACCCATTCCTCCACCCATTATAGGAATTGCAATGTAGAAGATAGAATTTATAAATCCATAATTTAATAGAAATCCAACAATACCAGTAAGTATAGTTGCAACAACAACTCCTCCAATTATTACTGGAAGATAACCTAATGCTGCTCTTATAAGCAGTTTTCTGTTCATACCTAAAATACTTCCTACTACCAGTGCAGCGATATAGAAGTCCAGAAATGATTGAGTTGTCATAAAATCTTTTATAATTTTGATATCTTCTTTAGGAAGGATATTAAAATATGCAAGAGCTGCTGAAGCAAATATTATAACAATAGGTCCACCACCTAAATAATCTTTGATGATAGGGGTCTTATTACCTATATAATTTAGAATTGCTCCAAATACCATCATTATTGGAAAAGCACCTAGCATTCCCTTTGGAATCTTTCCCAGATACATTCCAACACAAAGTACAATAAAAATAGGAATGAAATACTTCATCTCTATACCAGCTAGTTTAAAACGTTCTTTCATAAGTATACTCTCCTTTGTATAAACTATCTGCAACATTTATTGCGTTGTCTATAAATACTAACACCAGGAGTAGTATATGTCAATAGAAAAGTGGATATATATTGTATATTATATGAAGAACTAAATTATATAGTTGCTGGTATATATTTAAAAAAATGCGTATATATCAATTAACTTCAAGTTGGATAAAATCAAATTTCATCACATCAAAAAGCCCTTTATCAGTAATTTTTATCTCTGGAATCACTACCAATGACATAAAACAAAGAGTCATAACAGGGTCAACATCACTATTTACTTTTAAAATATCATAAGCTGATTTATGAATTGCTTTCAGTTTTTTATCCACCCATTCACCATCTTTATCACTCATAAGCCCAGCTATTGGCATTGGCATAGATTCAAGTACTTTTTCATTTTTTGTTAGAACAATACCACCTTCCTGTTCAATAAGTAATTTTACTGCAAAGGAGATCTCTTTATCATTTACTCCTACTGCAATAATATTGTGTGAATCATGTGCAATAGATAGAGCTACAGCTCCATGTTTTAAACCATATCCTCGTATAAATCCCACTGCTACGTTACCTGTATTTTTATGCCTTTCAATAACAGCTATCTTTAATATATCTTTTTCAGGATTAAATATAAATTCTCCGTTTTTATCTATATCAATATAATCCTGAGATTTTTTTGTAACAACTCCACCAGGTATAATATCTATTATATTTACTCTATTGGATTCAAGATGTGTTTTTAGCTTTT contains these protein-coding regions:
- a CDS encoding 2-hydroxycarboxylate transporter family protein, whose translation is MKERFKLAGIEMKYFIPIFIVLCVGMYLGKIPKGMLGAFPIMMVFGAILNYIGNKTPIIKDYLGGGPIVIIFASAALAYFNILPKEDIKIIKDFMTTQSFLDFYIAALVVGSILGMNRKLLIRAALGYLPVIIGGVVVATILTGIVGFLLNYGFINSIFYIAIPIMGGGMGAGAVPLSQIFGQAMHKEPTELLAVMVPAVALGNALAIVAAGLLDKLGKKYPSLTGNGKLLKVQDDSMIAHSYESDITYEELGIGVIISTSFFIFGSLLSKFIPIHPYALMIITVAIVKIGGLMSEYYETCCAKWFTFIMKNFTSALLVGIGIAYTDLHTVIESFSPIYLVLVATTVFGAVIGTAIVGRMVEFYMIEGSITAGLCMANMGGTGDVAVLSAAHRMELMPFSQISSRIGGAFMLLLTSLLINILL